In Candidatus Dadabacteria bacterium, a single window of DNA contains:
- a CDS encoding Mrp/NBP35 family ATP-binding protein: protein MGSSLEPRHDIRGRKKETGYLLGGTFRVELNRERIIKVLKGVNYPGFNRDIVSFGLVKDILVEDSKVTLSIVLPKPDQKLQSTIEEEVRKAIFGIPGVEDLSMKIGSRPQKQITADAGSEKSKLPDIKYYIAVASGKGGVGKSTIATNLSLAISKKRQKVGLMDADIWGPSAPLMMGISEKPRATADDKIVPIEKFGLKVMSIGFLVNEEDAVIWRGPMVHGAIKQFIEDVEWSGTDYLVIDLPPGTGDAQLSLAQTAPISGGVIVTTPQDVALVDVRRGILMFNKLNIPILGIVENMSYLDMPDVNGKIDIFGRGGGRRMAEKFEVPFLGEIPIDPRIRIGGDNGTPIVESDPQSAAGKAFFEIADRILESIEN, encoded by the coding sequence ATGGGATCCTCCCTGGAACCCCGACATGATATCCGAGGAAGGAAAAAAGAAACTGGGTATCTCTTAGGGGGAACTTTCCGCGTGGAACTAAACAGAGAACGGATAATAAAAGTTCTTAAGGGTGTTAACTATCCGGGATTTAACCGGGACATAGTGTCCTTCGGTCTCGTAAAAGACATTCTCGTGGAAGATTCGAAGGTGACCCTCTCCATAGTACTTCCCAAGCCCGACCAGAAACTTCAGTCCACAATCGAGGAAGAAGTCCGAAAAGCCATTTTCGGCATACCCGGAGTTGAAGACCTCTCGATGAAGATCGGCTCGCGACCACAGAAGCAGATAACTGCCGATGCGGGTAGTGAAAAAAGCAAGCTTCCCGATATAAAGTACTACATAGCCGTCGCAAGCGGCAAAGGAGGGGTCGGCAAGTCAACAATAGCGACCAATCTCTCCCTGGCAATATCAAAAAAAAGACAGAAAGTCGGGCTTATGGATGCCGATATTTGGGGACCGAGCGCTCCCTTGATGATGGGAATAAGCGAAAAACCCCGCGCAACCGCCGATGATAAGATCGTTCCCATAGAGAAATTCGGCCTTAAGGTAATGTCTATCGGTTTTCTCGTGAACGAGGAGGACGCTGTTATATGGAGAGGTCCCATGGTACACGGAGCGATAAAGCAGTTTATCGAGGACGTTGAGTGGAGCGGAACGGATTACTTGGTAATTGACCTTCCTCCAGGCACCGGGGATGCCCAGCTTTCTCTGGCGCAGACGGCCCCGATAAGCGGAGGGGTGATAGTAACCACTCCGCAGGACGTAGCTCTAGTGGACGTAAGAAGAGGGATACTGATGTTTAACAAACTGAATATTCCCATTCTTGGTATAGTGGAGAACATGAGCTATCTCGATATGCCCGATGTAAACGGCAAGATAGACATATTCGGCAGGGGTGGAGGAAGACGTATGGCAGAGAAGTTTGAAGTTCCGTTTCTTGGAGAAATCCCAATCGATCCGCGGATAAGAATCGGTGGGGATAACGGAACCCCCATTGTGGAGTCTGATCCGCAAAGTGCAGCCGGAAAGGCCTTTTTTGAGATTGCAGACAGGATACTCGAATCCATAGAGAACTGA
- a CDS encoding metal-sulfur cluster assembly factor, which translates to MGIKKIIQIDRGGSSKDKSSVSFTKIEKKKKPENSNEITEETVYGALKDVYDPELPVSIVDLGLIYDTKISGRNVQIKMTLTTPGCAMGAHIAGQAEMALKSAGADNVLIEVIWDPPWNPDMISEEGKKKLGIS; encoded by the coding sequence ATGGGGATAAAAAAGATAATTCAGATAGACAGGGGCGGTTCCTCCAAGGATAAAAGCTCCGTGTCTTTTACCAAGATTGAAAAGAAGAAAAAACCCGAAAACAGCAACGAAATAACGGAAGAGACAGTCTACGGCGCTCTTAAGGATGTGTACGACCCCGAACTTCCCGTGAGCATAGTAGATCTCGGACTTATTTACGACACCAAAATCTCCGGGCGCAACGTTCAAATCAAGATGACCCTTACCACCCCAGGGTGCGCCATGGGGGCACATATAGCAGGCCAAGCTGAAATGGCCCTTAAAAGCGCGGGAGCCGATAACGTTCTTATAGAGGTGATATGGGATCCTCCCTGGAACCCCGACATGATATCCGAGGAAGGAAAAAAGAAACTGGGTATCTCTTAG